One stretch of Arachis duranensis cultivar V14167 chromosome 1, aradu.V14167.gnm2.J7QH, whole genome shotgun sequence DNA includes these proteins:
- the LOC107481995 gene encoding short-chain dehydrogenase TIC 32, chloroplastic, whose product MSNNLYIEKTGLILLRILFIREPLPPTFFVIWVWPMGPATTCYVALHPQVKGVSGKYFSDSNLSKITSHGTDADLVKKIWDFSMNLIKLHYSIILVF is encoded by the exons ATGTCGAACAATCTGTATATAGA GAAGACGGGGCTGATATTACTGCGAATTCTCTTCATCCGGGAACCATTGCCACCAACCTTTTTCGTCATATGGGTGTGGCCAATG GGACCAGCAACAACATGCTATGTAGCATTGCACCCACAAGTAAAGGGAGTTAGTGGAAAATACTTCTCTGATAGCAATCTGTCCAAAATAACCTCCCATGGAACTGATGCTGATTTGGTTAAGAAAATCTGGGATTTCAGTATGAATTTGATCAAGTTACATTATAGTATTATACTTGTATTCTGA